CATTGCCTCTCAACCCCTTCGGCTGCTAGTTTTTTAGATTCGTATAATCACGGACATTGACACTTTTCATGCTTCGATAGAGGGACATTAAAATGGCCAGCCCCACCGCTGCTTCGGCCGCTGCCACCGCAATCGAGAACAGCGCGAAAATCTGGCCGTCGATCGCTGGGTACGGACCCATCCGGCTGAATGCCACCAAATTAAGGTTGACGGCATTCAGCATCAGCTCGATGCAGATCAAGACGATGACCGTGTTTCTTTTCGTTAACACCCCATACAAACCGATCGAAAATAACAAAAGGGCAACGGTTAAATAGCCTGATATCGGAACTGCCGTCATGATTCATTCGCTCCCCCTTCCTTTTTCGCCAGGACCACCGCGCCGACCAATGCTGCCAGCAGCAGGACCGATGCCAGTTCAAACGGGATGATCCAATGGCTGTAAAGCGCCTGGCCGATCAACTTCGTGTTGTCTCCTTTTAAGGCGCCAGCCGCACCGAAATCGAGGGGCTGGATGCCGATGAAAAGGATGACGGCAAAAAGGACCACACCCACTAGAACAAGCCCCTTTTTCCAAAGGCTTCTCCGCTTCGTTTCAGACCCGTCCATTTTGTTCGTCAGCATGATGCCGAACAGCATGATGATCGTGACGGCCCCCGAATAGATCAGGAGCTGGACGACGGCTATGAACTCGGCTGCGAGCATGAAATACAGCCCCGCGATGCTCACGAAGGTCAGCACAAGGGCCAATATCATATGAATGACCTTGGACAGCTGGATCATCAGCACCGCCCCGGATACAGCCATGAACGACAGGATCAGAAACATCCACCATTCCCCGGTCATACTTTATTCTCCTTCCTGACGCTCGTATCATTTTCATCGAGCCATACCTTATCTTTAAAAAGCTCATCACGGCTGTACTCAGCGAGCTCGAAATTATTCGTCATGACGATCGCTTCCGTCGGACAGACCTCCGTGCACAAGTCGCAAAGGATGCAAATTTCAAAATTGATATCATACGTGTCGATGACCTTCCCTTTTTTCTCCGGATCAGGGTTTGCCTTTCCCGTCAATGAAATACAGTCGGTCGGACAGATATTGGCGCATAAATTGCAGACAATGCACTTGTCCGGGTAAAATTTCTGGATGCCGCGGAACCGGTCAGGCAGCGGCAGCGGTTCATTCGGATAATCATACGTGACTTTTTCCTTCGTCAGGTTTTTCAGCGTGAATGCCAACCCTTTCGTCCAGCCAAGCATATCTTCCCTCCTCCTTTCTTCAGACAGATTATGAGATGGTTGATTTCCGCGGAAGGATGCTCGCTTTCCGAGGGGCGGGTGTTGAGCCTCCTCGCTGCGCTGCGGGGTCTCATCTTGTCCGCTGATCCCTCCGGAGTCTCGCACCTTCCGCTCCAATCAACATCAATTATGAAATCAATTACAAATGAAACAGCACCTTAATTACCGCAGTCAGCAAAATGTTGGCCATCGCAATCGGAAGCAGGACCTTCCAGCCGAATTCCATGAGCTGATCGGCGCGCAGCCGCGGGAACGTTACCCTGAACCAGATCATCGTAAATACGATGAGGCTGAACTTCAAGGCAAACCAAATCGGCCCGGGGATGAACGACAAGTGGTAAACGGGAGACCAACCACCTAGGAAAAGGACCGTCGTCAATGAGGCCATCGCGAAAAGATAAACGTACTCGGCGAGCATGAAAAATGCCCAGCGGAAGCCGGAGTATTCCACATGATAGCCTGCGACGAGCTCGGATTCCGCCTCCGGTAAATCAAACGGTGTCCTATTCAATTCCGCGATTGACGCAATGAAAAAGATGATGAACCCAATCGGCTGTATAAAAATGAACCAGACTGAATGCTGTGCACCGACGATGGTCTGCAAGTTCAAGCTGCCAGCCAATAGGACGACCCCGATGATGGACATCACGAGCGGCACTTCATAGGAAATCATCTGTGCAGCCGCCCGCATGCCGCCTAGAAGCGCATATTTGTTATTGGACGCCCACCCGGCAGTCAGAATCCCGATCGTCGTAAGCCCGGAGACCGCCACATAATAAAGGAGTCCTACTCCGATGTCGGCAAATTGAATCTGATCGGAAAACGGAATGACGGCCAGTACCATGAAGGCAGGTGCAAAGGCAATCACCGGTGCTAAAATGAACAGCGGCCGATCGGCAAGCTTCGGGATCGTATCCTCTTTGAGCAATAGTTTCAGAACATCCGCCACCGTTTGAAAAAGCCCCCATTTGCCTCCGACCTGGTTGGGGCCATGGCGAAGCTGCATAAAGCCCATCACCTTCCGCTCCGCTAGAATCGCATAGGTGACAAAACCAAGGACGACGAATAGCAGAATGGCTCCCATCAAAAACAGGTATAGAATATGGATGCTGCTCGGTGCCGCATGCAAGAGTTCCTGTACCATCAGCCATCCACCTCCCCTAGCACGATGTCGATTGCCCCCAGAATGGCGATGAGGTTCGCAATGTTTTGTCCTTTTAACAACTTAGGCAGAATTTGAAGATTATAAAAAGAAGGCCGCCTGAACTTCAGTCGATAAGGTTCTTTTTTTCCTTCACTGGCAATATAGCAGCCGATTTCTCCCCGCGGAGATTCGATCTTCACATACACTTCGCCTTTTGGCGGCTTAATGATCTTCGGCACCTTTGCCATGATCGGTCCATCTCCAGGAAATTGCGCGGCAGCTTGCTCAATGATTTTCAGCGACTCCTCGATCTCCTCCATCCTGCATTCATACCGAGCCAGGCAATCCCCTTCTTCACGCGTCACGACATGAAAGTCAAATCGATCGTAAATGCTGTAAGGTTCATCCCTGCGAAGATCACGATTGAGCCCCGTGCAGCGGATATTCGCTCCGCTCAGTGAGTATTGAATCGCTTCCTCCTGGCTGTAGACGCCCACTCCGCGAAGACGGTGAAGAAATATTTCGTTGCCCGTCACAAGCTGATGATATCCCTTCAGCTGCTCGCGCATATGCGGGACAAAAGCTTTCACCTTTTCAATCCAGCCATCGGGTGCATCCCATTTCACCCCTCCAACACGCATATAGTTGAAGGTCAGCCTCGCACCGGACAGCTCGGTCAATAGATTGATGATCATCTCGCGTTCCCGGAACGCATATAGAAAAGGACTGACCGCCCCGATATCCAGGAGATAGGTTCCCCACCAGACAAGATGGCTGGCCACCCTGCCAAGCTCCATCGCCAACAGACGCAAAAACTCCGCACGTTCAGGGAGCTCGATTCCCATCATCGTCTCGACGGCATGACAGATCACATAATTGTTCGTCATCGCCGACACGTAATCCATCCGATCGGTATACGGAATGATCTGCGTATATTGAAGATTCTCCGCGATTTTTTCCGTCCCCCGGTGCAGATAGCCGATGACCGGCGTGGCTTCCGTGATGATTTCCCCATCTATTTTCAAAACAAGCCGAAAAACCCCATGCGTACTTGGATGCTGCGGCCCGACATTCAAAATCATTTCTTCCGTCCGTATCACACGCTACACCTCCTCGTCATACGCCTCATAATCCTTCCGGAGCGGAAAGCCGACCCAATCCTCACCAAGAAAGATGCGATGCAAATTCGGATGCCCGTCAAACCGGATGCCCAATAAGTCATACACTTCGCATTCCGGCCATTCCGCCCCCTGAAAAATCGATGCAGCCGATGGCATTGCCGGTGCTTCCCGATCTAGCTTTACCTTGAGTGACACATCCTTCTTTTCTGCAAAACAGCTCAGCTGGACAAATACTTCCATATGCGTACCGAAGTCCGTCCCATGCAGTTCGCTCAAAAAAGTGAAGCCTTCCTCCTGCTTCAAAGCTAGCAAGACATCTATATATGAATCTATTTCGATAACCAACGTCGGAACGTCCTTGGACAGCCGATTGATATATGCTTCCTCAACGGCTTGCTTTCCGACTTTTTCAGAAACGATCTTTGTGTATCGATTCAGAAAAGGCTCGTTTGGGGATGGGCGTTCGGGTGCAGCAGCCTCTTCCATCTCCTTTTCCTTTCCTTTGCCGAGTGCCTTTGCTTTCGCCGCAGCAGCTGCCTTGGCTTTGGCGG
The Falsibacillus albus genome window above contains:
- a CDS encoding NADH-quinone oxidoreductase subunit J, coding for MTGEWWMFLILSFMAVSGAVLMIQLSKVIHMILALVLTFVSIAGLYFMLAAEFIAVVQLLIYSGAVTIIMLFGIMLTNKMDGSETKRRSLWKKGLVLVGVVLFAVILFIGIQPLDFGAAGALKGDNTKLIGQALYSHWIIPFELASVLLLAALVGAVVLAKKEGGANES
- a CDS encoding NADH-quinone oxidoreductase subunit D, with the protein product MIRTEEMILNVGPQHPSTHGVFRLVLKIDGEIITEATPVIGYLHRGTEKIAENLQYTQIIPYTDRMDYVSAMTNNYVICHAVETMMGIELPERAEFLRLLAMELGRVASHLVWWGTYLLDIGAVSPFLYAFREREMIINLLTELSGARLTFNYMRVGGVKWDAPDGWIEKVKAFVPHMREQLKGYHQLVTGNEIFLHRLRGVGVYSQEEAIQYSLSGANIRCTGLNRDLRRDEPYSIYDRFDFHVVTREEGDCLARYECRMEEIEESLKIIEQAAAQFPGDGPIMAKVPKIIKPPKGEVYVKIESPRGEIGCYIASEGKKEPYRLKFRRPSFYNLQILPKLLKGQNIANLIAILGAIDIVLGEVDG
- the nuoK gene encoding NADH-quinone oxidoreductase subunit NuoK translates to MTAVPISGYLTVALLLFSIGLYGVLTKRNTVIVLICIELMLNAVNLNLVAFSRMGPYPAIDGQIFALFSIAVAAAEAAVGLAILMSLYRSMKSVNVRDYTNLKN
- the nuoH gene encoding NADH-quinone oxidoreductase subunit NuoH; protein product: MVQELLHAAPSSIHILYLFLMGAILLFVVLGFVTYAILAERKVMGFMQLRHGPNQVGGKWGLFQTVADVLKLLLKEDTIPKLADRPLFILAPVIAFAPAFMVLAVIPFSDQIQFADIGVGLLYYVAVSGLTTIGILTAGWASNNKYALLGGMRAAAQMISYEVPLVMSIIGVVLLAGSLNLQTIVGAQHSVWFIFIQPIGFIIFFIASIAELNRTPFDLPEAESELVAGYHVEYSGFRWAFFMLAEYVYLFAMASLTTVLFLGGWSPVYHLSFIPGPIWFALKFSLIVFTMIWFRVTFPRLRADQLMEFGWKVLLPIAMANILLTAVIKVLFHL
- the nuoI gene encoding NADH-quinone oxidoreductase subunit NuoI: MLGWTKGLAFTLKNLTKEKVTYDYPNEPLPLPDRFRGIQKFYPDKCIVCNLCANICPTDCISLTGKANPDPEKKGKVIDTYDINFEICILCDLCTEVCPTEAIVMTNNFELAEYSRDELFKDKVWLDENDTSVRKENKV